A stretch of the Arachis stenosperma cultivar V10309 chromosome 6, arast.V10309.gnm1.PFL2, whole genome shotgun sequence genome encodes the following:
- the LOC130932632 gene encoding histidinol-phosphate aminotransferase, chloroplastic-like isoform X1 codes for MLSQCCRLQQSRSNFSISIQREREREREREVFMGVVDFYNSAATCLVKSNSIDNKQVGLGQRFNFSFEGNKIQRRRDSVAMASTIPTTEPVLQVTGDSFIREHLRKLSPYQPILPFEVLSSRLGRKPEDIVKLDANENPYGPPPEVMEALGSIKFPYVYPDPESRRLRAALAQDSGLESEYILAGCGADELIDLIMRCVLDPGDKIVDCPPTFTMYEFDAGVNGALVIKVPRKSDFSLNVEHITEVVKQEKPKCIFLTSPNNPDGSIIDDEVLLKILELPVLVVLDEAYIEFSGIKSRMTWVKKYENLIVLRTFSKRAGLAGLRVGYGAFPLSIIEYLWRAKQPYNVSVAAEISACAALQNPTYLENVKDALLKERARLYDLLNEVPFLRPFPSHSNFILCEVTSGVDAKKLKEDLAQMGVMIRHYDKKELKGYVRVSVGKPEHTDALINCLKKMP; via the exons ATGCTTTCTCAGTGTTGCCGGCTGCAACAATCTCGTTCCAACTTCTCCATTTCCatacagagagagagagagagagagagagagagagag GTCTTCATGGGTGTTGTTGATTTTTACAATTCTGCTGCTACTTGCTTGGTTAAGTCCAATTCCATTGATAATAAGCAAGTGGGGTTGGGGCAAAgattcaatttttcttttgaGGGGAATAAGATTCAGAGGAGGAGGGACtctgtggctatggcttccactATTCCTACAACAGAACCGGTTCTTCAGGTGACCGGTGACTCCTTCATCAGAGAGCATTTGAGAAAGTTGTCCCCTTATCAACCTATTTTGCCTTTTGag GTTTTATCTTCTCGTCTTGGACGCAAGCCTGAAGATATTGTTAAGTTAGATGCTAATGAAAACCCTTATGGTCCCCCTCCCGAG GTCATGGAAGCCCTAGGATCAATAAAATTCCCATATGTCTATCCTGACCCAGAGAGCCGAAGATTGCGTGCAGCTCTTGCCCAAGATTCAGGCCTTGAATCTGAATATATTCTGGCAGGATGTGGCGCAGACGAGCTTATCGATTTGATAATGCG TTGTGTGCTTGATCCTGGTGACAAGATTGTGGACTGCCCGCCAACCTTCACAATGTATGAGTTTGATGCTGGAGTTAATGGAGCACTTGTCATTAAAG TTCCAAGGAAGTCAGACTTTAGCTTGAATGTGGAACACATAACAGAGGTTGTTAAACAAGAGAAGCCAAAATGCATCTTTTTAACATCACCAAATAATCCAGATGGAAG TATAATTGATGATGAAGTACTTCTAAAGATACTCGAGCTTCCAGTATTGGTGGTGCTGGATGAAGCATACATTGAGTTCTCAGGAATCAAATCGAGGATGACTTGGGTCAAGAAATATGAGAATTTGATTGTTCTTCGGACATTTAGCAAAAGGGCTG GTTTAGCCGGACTTCGTGTGGGATATGGAGCTTTTCCTTTAAGCATCATTGAGTATCTTTGGAGAGCAAAGCAACCATATAATGTCTCCGTTGCCGCTGAAATTTCTGCGTGTGCTGCATTGCAAAATCCTACTTATCTAGag AATGTAAAAGATGCTCTGCTGAAAGAACGAGCGAGGCTGTATGATCTCTTGAATGAAGTTCCGTTCCTTCGACCGTTTCCAAGCCATTCTAATTTCATTCTCTGTGAGGTCACCTCTGGAGTGGATGCAAAGAAGCTGAAG GAGGATCTTGCACAAATGGGAGTGATGATTCGTCACTACGACAAGAAAGAGCTAAAGGGCTACGTTCGTGTATCTGTTGGTAAGCCTGAACACACAGACGCACTAATCAACTGCCTTAAGAAAATGCCCTAG
- the LOC130932632 gene encoding histidinol-phosphate aminotransferase, chloroplastic-like isoform X2, giving the protein MEALGSIKFPYVYPDPESRRLRAALAQDSGLESEYILAGCGADELIDLIMRCVLDPGDKIVDCPPTFTMYEFDAGVNGALVIKVPRKSDFSLNVEHITEVVKQEKPKCIFLTSPNNPDGSIIDDEVLLKILELPVLVVLDEAYIEFSGIKSRMTWVKKYENLIVLRTFSKRAGLAGLRVGYGAFPLSIIEYLWRAKQPYNVSVAAEISACAALQNPTYLENVKDALLKERARLYDLLNEVPFLRPFPSHSNFILCEVTSGVDAKKLKEDLAQMGVMIRHYDKKELKGYVRVSVGKPEHTDALINCLKKMP; this is encoded by the exons ATGGAAGCCCTAGGATCAATAAAATTCCCATATGTCTATCCTGACCCAGAGAGCCGAAGATTGCGTGCAGCTCTTGCCCAAGATTCAGGCCTTGAATCTGAATATATTCTGGCAGGATGTGGCGCAGACGAGCTTATCGATTTGATAATGCG TTGTGTGCTTGATCCTGGTGACAAGATTGTGGACTGCCCGCCAACCTTCACAATGTATGAGTTTGATGCTGGAGTTAATGGAGCACTTGTCATTAAAG TTCCAAGGAAGTCAGACTTTAGCTTGAATGTGGAACACATAACAGAGGTTGTTAAACAAGAGAAGCCAAAATGCATCTTTTTAACATCACCAAATAATCCAGATGGAAG TATAATTGATGATGAAGTACTTCTAAAGATACTCGAGCTTCCAGTATTGGTGGTGCTGGATGAAGCATACATTGAGTTCTCAGGAATCAAATCGAGGATGACTTGGGTCAAGAAATATGAGAATTTGATTGTTCTTCGGACATTTAGCAAAAGGGCTG GTTTAGCCGGACTTCGTGTGGGATATGGAGCTTTTCCTTTAAGCATCATTGAGTATCTTTGGAGAGCAAAGCAACCATATAATGTCTCCGTTGCCGCTGAAATTTCTGCGTGTGCTGCATTGCAAAATCCTACTTATCTAGag AATGTAAAAGATGCTCTGCTGAAAGAACGAGCGAGGCTGTATGATCTCTTGAATGAAGTTCCGTTCCTTCGACCGTTTCCAAGCCATTCTAATTTCATTCTCTGTGAGGTCACCTCTGGAGTGGATGCAAAGAAGCTGAAG GAGGATCTTGCACAAATGGGAGTGATGATTCGTCACTACGACAAGAAAGAGCTAAAGGGCTACGTTCGTGTATCTGTTGGTAAGCCTGAACACACAGACGCACTAATCAACTGCCTTAAGAAAATGCCCTAG